The proteins below come from a single Miscanthus floridulus cultivar M001 chromosome 1, ASM1932011v1, whole genome shotgun sequence genomic window:
- the LOC136539224 gene encoding probable methyltransferase PMT21 isoform X1, with amino-acid sequence MKYSKEDKPERAGGAGAGSRAVPVTLVVIVLCAFSFYLGGIYSTGRSLLDAIQPAPTALVTLGAGTTARHSSDDDQARPALAAASTAAVAFPECPADLQDYTPCTDPKRWRRYGNYRLSFMERHCPPPPDRQQCLVPPPKGYKPPIRWPKSKDQCWYRNVPYDWINSQKSNQHWLVKEGDRFRFPGGGTMFPNGVGAYVDLMQGLVPGMRDGTVRTALDTGCGVASWGGDLLGRGILTVSLAPRDNHEAQVQFALERGIPAILGIISTQRLPFPSAAFDMAHCSRCLIPWTEFGGLYLLEIHRVLRPGGFWVLSGPPINYENRWHGWNTTAQAQKADFDRLKKMLASMCFKLYNMKGDIAVWQKSPDATACYDKLTPITTPAKCDDSVDPDSAWYVPMRSCVTPPSAKYKKLGLNATPKWPQRLTVAPERINVVPGSSAAAFKQDDARWKLRAKHYKTLLPALGSDKIRNVMDMNTVYGGFAGSLIKDPVWVMNVVSSYGPNSLGVVYDRGLIGVNHDWCEAFSTYPRTYDLLHLDGLFTAESHSRCEMKYVLLEMDRILRPTGYAIIRESTYFLDSVAPIAEGMRWSCEKHNTENKADKDKILICQKKLWAGKQ; translated from the exons ATGAAGTACAGCAAGGAAGATAAGCCCGAGAGGGCGGGCGGCGCCGGCGCAGGGTCCAGGGCGGTGCCGGTGACGCTCGTCGTCATCGTGCTCTGCGCCTTCTCCTTCTACCTCGGCGGCATCTACAGCACGGGGCGGAGCCTCCTGGACGCCATCCAGCCGGCGCCGACGGCTCTCGTCACCCTCGGCGCCGGCACCACGGCCCGCCATTCCTCCGACGACGACCAAGCTCGGCCAGCACTGGCAGCCGCGTCCACGGCCGCCGTGGCGTTCCCCGAGTGCCCCGCCGACCTGCAGGACTACACCCCCTGCACCGACCCCAAGCGGTGGCGGAGGTACGGCAACTACCGCCTGAGCTTCATGGAGCGGCACTGCCCGCCGCCGCCCGACCGGCAGCAGTGCCTCGTGCCGCCGCCCAAGGGGTACAAGCCGCCCATCCGGTGGCCCAAGAGCAAGGACCAGTGCTGGTACCGGAACGTCCCCTACGACTGGATCAACAGCCAGAAGTCCAACCAGCACTGGCTCGTCAAGGAAGGCGACCGCTTCCGCTTCCCCGGCGGCGGCACCATGTTCCCCAACGGCGTCGGCGCGTACGTGGACCTCATGCAGGGCCTGGTCCCGGGCATGCGCGACGGCACCGTGCGCACCGCGCTCGACACCGGCTGCGGCGTCGCCAGCTGGGGCGGCGACCTGCTGGGCCGCGGCATCCTCACCGTCTCGCTCGCCCCCCGGGACAACCACGAGGCCCAGGTGCAGTTCGCGCTGGAGCGCGGCATCCCGGCCATCCTCGGCATCATCTCCACGCAGCGCCTGCCGTTCCCGTCCGCCGCCTTCGACATGGCGCACTGCTCCCGGTGCCTCATCCCCTGGACCGAGTTCGGCGGCCTCTACCTCCTGGAGATCCACCGCGTCCTCCGCCCGGGAGGGTTCTGGGTGCTCTCCGGCCCGCCCATCAACTACGAGAACCGGTGGCACGGCTGGAACACCACCGCGCAGGCGCAGAAGGCCGACTTCGACAGGCTCAAGAAGATGCTGGCCAGCATGTGCTTCAAGCTCTACAACATGAAGGGCGACATCGCCGTGTGGCAGAAGTCCCCCGACGCCACCGCCTGCTACGACAAGCTCACCCCGATCACCACGCCCGCCAAGTGCGACGACAGCGTCGACCCCGACTCCGCCTGGTACGTGCCCATGCGCTCCTGCGTCACGCCCCCAAGCGCCAAGTACAAGAAGCTGGGGCTCAACGCCACGCCCAAGTGGCCCCAGAGGCTCACCGTCGCGCCGGAGCGCATCAACGTCGTCCCgggcagcagcgccgccgccttcAAGCAGGACGACGCCAGGTGGAAGCTCAGGGCCAAGCACTACAAGACGCTGCTGCCGGCGCTGGGGAGCGACAAGATCAGGAACGTCATGGACATGAACACCGTGTACGGAGGCTTCGCAGGCAGCCTCATCAAGGACCCCGTCTGGGTCATGAACGTCGTCTCCTCCTACGGGCCAAACTCCCTCGGCGTCGTCTACGACAGAGGGCTCATCGGCGTCAACCACGACTG GTGTGAGGCGTTCTCGACATATCCACGCACctatgatctattgcatcttgaTGGCCTGTTCACGGCAGAGTCTCACAG CAGGTGCGAGATGAAGTACGTGCTCCTTGAGATGGACCGTATCCTTCGTCCCACGGGTTACGCCATAATCCGGGAGAGCACCTACTTCCTTGATTCTGTGGCACCCATTGCCGAAGGAATGAGATGGAGCTGCGAGAAGCATAACACCGAGAACAAGGCTGACAAGGACAAGATCCTCATCTGCCAGAAAAAGCTTTGGGCAGGAAAGCAGTGA
- the LOC136539224 gene encoding probable methyltransferase PMT21 isoform X2, with protein MKYSKEDKPERAGGAGAGSRAVPVTLVVIVLCAFSFYLGGIYSTGRSLLDAIQPAPTALVTLGAGTTARHSSDDDQARPALAAASTAAVAFPECPADLQDYTPCTDPKRWRRYGNYRLSFMERHCPPPPDRQQCLVPPPKGYKPPIRWPKSKDQCWYRNVPYDWINSQKSNQHWLVKEGDRFRFPGGGTMFPNGVGAYVDLMQGLVPGMRDGTVRTALDTGCGVASWGGDLLGRGILTVSLAPRDNHEAQVQFALERGIPAILGIISTQRLPFPSAAFDMAHCSRCLIPWTEFGGLYLLEIHRVLRPGGFWVLSGPPINYENRWHGWNTTAQAQKADFDRLKKMLASMCFKLYNMKGDIAVWQKSPDATACYDKLTPITTPAKCDDSVDPDSAWYVPMRSCVTPPSAKYKKLGLNATPKWPQRLTVAPERINVVPGSSAAAFKQDDARWKLRAKHYKTLLPALGSDKIRNVMDMNTVYGGFAGSLIKDPVWVMNVVSSYGPNSLGVVYDRGLIGVNHDWCEAFSTYPRTYDLLHLDGLFTAESHRCEMKYVLLEMDRILRPTGYAIIRESTYFLDSVAPIAEGMRWSCEKHNTENKADKDKILICQKKLWAGKQ; from the exons ATGAAGTACAGCAAGGAAGATAAGCCCGAGAGGGCGGGCGGCGCCGGCGCAGGGTCCAGGGCGGTGCCGGTGACGCTCGTCGTCATCGTGCTCTGCGCCTTCTCCTTCTACCTCGGCGGCATCTACAGCACGGGGCGGAGCCTCCTGGACGCCATCCAGCCGGCGCCGACGGCTCTCGTCACCCTCGGCGCCGGCACCACGGCCCGCCATTCCTCCGACGACGACCAAGCTCGGCCAGCACTGGCAGCCGCGTCCACGGCCGCCGTGGCGTTCCCCGAGTGCCCCGCCGACCTGCAGGACTACACCCCCTGCACCGACCCCAAGCGGTGGCGGAGGTACGGCAACTACCGCCTGAGCTTCATGGAGCGGCACTGCCCGCCGCCGCCCGACCGGCAGCAGTGCCTCGTGCCGCCGCCCAAGGGGTACAAGCCGCCCATCCGGTGGCCCAAGAGCAAGGACCAGTGCTGGTACCGGAACGTCCCCTACGACTGGATCAACAGCCAGAAGTCCAACCAGCACTGGCTCGTCAAGGAAGGCGACCGCTTCCGCTTCCCCGGCGGCGGCACCATGTTCCCCAACGGCGTCGGCGCGTACGTGGACCTCATGCAGGGCCTGGTCCCGGGCATGCGCGACGGCACCGTGCGCACCGCGCTCGACACCGGCTGCGGCGTCGCCAGCTGGGGCGGCGACCTGCTGGGCCGCGGCATCCTCACCGTCTCGCTCGCCCCCCGGGACAACCACGAGGCCCAGGTGCAGTTCGCGCTGGAGCGCGGCATCCCGGCCATCCTCGGCATCATCTCCACGCAGCGCCTGCCGTTCCCGTCCGCCGCCTTCGACATGGCGCACTGCTCCCGGTGCCTCATCCCCTGGACCGAGTTCGGCGGCCTCTACCTCCTGGAGATCCACCGCGTCCTCCGCCCGGGAGGGTTCTGGGTGCTCTCCGGCCCGCCCATCAACTACGAGAACCGGTGGCACGGCTGGAACACCACCGCGCAGGCGCAGAAGGCCGACTTCGACAGGCTCAAGAAGATGCTGGCCAGCATGTGCTTCAAGCTCTACAACATGAAGGGCGACATCGCCGTGTGGCAGAAGTCCCCCGACGCCACCGCCTGCTACGACAAGCTCACCCCGATCACCACGCCCGCCAAGTGCGACGACAGCGTCGACCCCGACTCCGCCTGGTACGTGCCCATGCGCTCCTGCGTCACGCCCCCAAGCGCCAAGTACAAGAAGCTGGGGCTCAACGCCACGCCCAAGTGGCCCCAGAGGCTCACCGTCGCGCCGGAGCGCATCAACGTCGTCCCgggcagcagcgccgccgccttcAAGCAGGACGACGCCAGGTGGAAGCTCAGGGCCAAGCACTACAAGACGCTGCTGCCGGCGCTGGGGAGCGACAAGATCAGGAACGTCATGGACATGAACACCGTGTACGGAGGCTTCGCAGGCAGCCTCATCAAGGACCCCGTCTGGGTCATGAACGTCGTCTCCTCCTACGGGCCAAACTCCCTCGGCGTCGTCTACGACAGAGGGCTCATCGGCGTCAACCACGACTG GTGTGAGGCGTTCTCGACATATCCACGCACctatgatctattgcatcttgaTGGCCTGTTCACGGCAGAGTCTCACAG GTGCGAGATGAAGTACGTGCTCCTTGAGATGGACCGTATCCTTCGTCCCACGGGTTACGCCATAATCCGGGAGAGCACCTACTTCCTTGATTCTGTGGCACCCATTGCCGAAGGAATGAGATGGAGCTGCGAGAAGCATAACACCGAGAACAAGGCTGACAAGGACAAGATCCTCATCTGCCAGAAAAAGCTTTGGGCAGGAAAGCAGTGA